Proteins co-encoded in one Campylobacter ornithocola genomic window:
- a CDS encoding motility associated factor glycosyltransferase family protein — protein MNELFLKNTQALFEKDRPLALKLRELKECKQFELFQGSSDNLDINILDKKRKEFVYKDPLKELNESLKLFNEEFLRYPILFFYGLGNGILYKALLSNPIRNHLVIFEEELEIIYLVFHYLDLSEEIRNEKVILFYTPLTTFAQLDILMSYTTIRNYYKIYNLFTHSAFYNTYNIKKINDYLIQAIKLNHTKVGNAPSDSLKGITQFVKNLIFLISNPSLKDLLKQRKDKIENAIIVSTGPSLIKQLPLLKEYASKASIICADSAYPILAKHNIKPDYVLMLERDEVVSECFNNNFGEFDKDILFVVASLVHQKTIEYLKKNNRNFMLVHRPLPFAQSLNMNDYGYLGSGMSVANMAYELAVKLGHKNIILIGQDLAYGEDGNSHPKDYVHGEESENYRKQGLFVTAYGGNKEVETNRWWKIFKETFEKDIALMNPLDIKTYNATEGGARIEGSIEKPFKELCEELLREDKPYLKHFKITQAKLSKNLEKAAKNIEKMIIINQNNIKKIQNILEQISKSKKTLKVKKLFSQIDTFKVQLHKRSNGAYELYPHILYHHELKVNAILCKNPNNLQEQNTMILELLKEYEETFKTLLHLLYVFDTTIKDNTIELFQLTR, from the coding sequence ATGAACGAACTCTTTTTAAAAAATACTCAAGCTTTATTTGAAAAAGATCGGCCCCTAGCCTTAAAATTAAGAGAGCTTAAAGAATGTAAGCAATTTGAACTTTTTCAAGGAAGTAGTGATAATTTAGATATTAATATATTAGATAAAAAAAGAAAAGAATTTGTATATAAAGATCCTTTAAAAGAATTAAATGAAAGTTTAAAGCTATTTAATGAAGAATTTTTAAGATATCCTATTTTATTTTTTTATGGTTTAGGGAATGGAATTTTATATAAAGCTTTACTCTCTAATCCTATTAGAAATCATTTGGTTATTTTTGAAGAAGAATTAGAGATTATTTATTTAGTTTTTCATTATTTAGATTTAAGTGAAGAAATCAGAAATGAAAAGGTGATTTTGTTTTATACACCATTAACAACTTTTGCTCAACTTGATATTTTAATGAGTTATACTACTATAAGAAATTATTATAAAATTTACAATCTTTTTACACATAGTGCTTTTTATAATACTTATAATATTAAAAAAATCAATGACTATCTTATACAAGCAATAAAACTTAACCATACAAAAGTTGGTAATGCACCAAGTGATTCTTTAAAAGGTATTACTCAATTTGTTAAAAATTTAATTTTTCTTATCTCTAACCCTAGCTTAAAAGATTTACTCAAACAAAGAAAAGACAAAATAGAAAATGCTATTATAGTTTCTACTGGTCCATCTTTGATTAAACAATTACCTTTATTAAAAGAATATGCTAGTAAGGCTAGTATTATATGTGCTGATAGTGCTTATCCTATATTAGCAAAGCATAATATTAAGCCTGATTATGTTTTAATGCTTGAAAGAGATGAAGTTGTCAGCGAATGTTTTAATAATAATTTTGGTGAATTTGATAAAGATATATTATTTGTTGTTGCAAGTTTAGTACATCAAAAAACTATAGAATACTTAAAGAAAAACAATAGAAATTTTATGCTAGTACATAGACCACTACCTTTTGCACAAAGTTTAAATATGAATGATTATGGTTATTTAGGCTCAGGTATGAGTGTGGCTAATATGGCTTATGAATTAGCTGTAAAATTAGGTCATAAAAATATTATCTTAATAGGACAAGATTTAGCTTATGGTGAAGATGGGAATTCTCATCCTAAAGATTATGTTCATGGGGAAGAAAGTGAAAACTATAGAAAACAAGGTCTATTTGTAACAGCTTATGGTGGTAATAAAGAAGTAGAAACAAATAGATGGTGGAAAATATTTAAAGAAACATTTGAAAAAGATATAGCCTTAATGAATCCACTAGATATAAAAACTTACAATGCCACTGAAGGTGGAGCTAGAATAGAAGGAAGTATAGAAAAACCTTTTAAAGAGCTTTGTGAAGAGTTGTTGAGGGAAGATAAACCTTACCTAAAACACTTTAAAATAACCCAAGCAAAATTAAGTAAAAATCTAGAAAAAGCAGCAAAAAATATAGAAAAAATGATTATCATAAACCAAAATAATATCAAAAAAATACAAAATATCTTAGAGCAAATTTCAAAAAGTAAAAAAACTTTAAAAGTAAAAAAACTTTTTTCACAAATTGATACTTTTAAAGTACAACTTCATAAAAGATCTAATGGTGCATATGAGCTTTATCCACATATTTTATATCATCACGAGCTAAAAGTAAATGCTATTTTATGTAAAAACCCAAACAATTTACAAGAACAAAATACTATGATTTTAGAACTTTTAAAAGAATACGAGGAAACTTTTAAAACTCTTTTACATCTTTTGTATGTATTTGACACTACAATAAAAGACAACACTATAGAACTTTTTCAACTCACAAGGTAA